Proteins co-encoded in one Salvia splendens isolate huo1 chromosome 4, SspV2, whole genome shotgun sequence genomic window:
- the LOC121797622 gene encoding uncharacterized protein LOC121797622, with protein MRIRKRLALCDSISTPPPTPLSDLHLPRSEPPCDLKTEEKIKQKEFGDRDDRMNTNNDIRKIVSIVCHGEEYSNTNMQPSSSSLQGRCCVESYKLVPLKKRIGIFERNPSEEGAMKSKTNKKYGDIVRKEKGKKSKRGNVIMEGSRCSRVNGRGWRCCQATLVGYSLCEHHLGKGRLRSKNLLTNHNKSRKVGFVKARSISSLLRQI; from the exons ATGAGGATCCGAAAGCGTTTGGCGCTGTGTGATTCCATCTCTACACCACCACCAACACCTCTCTCAGATCTCCACCTCCCACGATCAGAGCCGCCGTGTGATCTCAAAACTgaagaaaaaattaaacaaaag GAGTTTGGAGATCGTGATGATCGTATGAATACTAATAATGATATCAG GAAAATAGTTAGCATCGTCTGTCATGGAGAAGAATATTCCAACACAAATATGCAGCCATCATCTTCTTCTCTTCAAG GTAGGTGTTGTGTCGAAAGCTATAAATTGGTGCCATTAAAGAAGAGGATAGGGATTTTCGAGCGAAATCCGAGCGAGGAAGGCGCAATGAAGTCGAAAACGAACAAGAAATATGGCGATATTGTTAGGAAAGAAAAAGGGAAGAAGAGCAAGAGGGGTAATGTGATCATGGAAGGGTCTCGGTGCAGCCGGGTAAACGGGCGCGGGTGGCGGTGCTGCCAAGCCACGCTGGTGGGCTACTCCCTTTGCGAGCATCACTTGGGGAAAGGGAGGTTGAGGAGCAAGAACTTGCTAACAAACCACAACAAGAGCCGCAAGGTTGGTTTTGTCAAAGCTAGATCCATCAGCAGTTTGCTTCGCCAAATTTGA
- the LOC121800392 gene encoding uncharacterized protein LOC121800392, with protein MGKIEAEPHITHFSHPHHPLNLKSINISDPNTTKCSACQKPASGLAYSCDSCSYTLHKICSEMPEKLNHKADKKHSLTLLPSPAYSTGTFHCNACGMAGTSFCYHCGECELDLHPACAFTRSSVKGGAHHHPLQLCFEPPYPDKAFVCDVCGRSGSNHWLYRCEECEEYSKSRSVRSQQGVAVASPAAMYDQQCEAWHQLQRYNTAPPVVYAAPSYVQVQQPTRRNDTVHNVVNSVIEGLFEGAANQIGNALIQGAMGN; from the coding sequence atgggcAAGATTGAGGCCGAACCTCATATCACTCACTTCAGCCACCCTCATCATCCATTAAACCTCAAATCCATCAACATCTCCGATCCAAACACAACCAAATGCTCGGCCTGCCAGAAACCAGCCTCGGGCCTCGCCTACAGCTGCGACTCCTGCAGCTACACCCTCCACAAAATCTGCTCCGAGATGCCCGAGAAACTCAACCACAAGGCTGACAAGAAGCACAGCCTGACCCTGCTCCCGTCCCCCGCTTACTCAACCGGAACCTTCCACTGCAACGCGTGCGGCATGGCTGGCACGAGCTTCTGCTATCACTGCGGAGAGTGCGAGCTCGACTTGCATCCGGCGTGCGCGTTCACGCGCTCCTCGGTGAAGGGGGGAGCCCATCACCACCCCCTCCAGCTCTGCTTCGAGCCTCCCTATCCAGACAAGGCCTTCGTATGCGACGTCTGCGGCAGGTCCGGGTCGAACCACTGGCTCTACCGGTGCGAGGAGTGCGAGGAGTATTCTAAATCGAGAAGTGTCAGAAGCCAACAAGGAGTTGCTGTTGCAAGTCCAGCAGCGATGTATGATCAGCAGTGCGAAGCATGGCATCAGCTGCAGAGATATAATACTGCACCGCCGGTGGTCTATGCGGCGCCGAGTTACGTGCAGGTGCAACAGCCGACGAGGAGGAACGACACCGTGCACAACGTTGTCAACAGTGTGATTGAAGGTTTATTTGAAGGAGCGGCTAATCAAATTGGGAATGCTTTGATACAAGGTGCAATGGGTAATTGA
- the LOC121800686 gene encoding uncharacterized protein LOC121800686, translated as MPRNSFYQCKLCGFSLHKVCYSMPKKVMHPADPNHWLKLSTPSTLPEKSDECEACGRHIAGFYYSCTECPLYYHMLCVAMPLSVKIMSSHPHVLKLEFRPLYDFKCDVCDRPRYNGWHYHCRLCEFDVHVLCAVKGAQPLLKEDGTNESKSHQHELMELLSEQMKHVEVKNADNLDLDRDHHLQSLDQLSAISEVFTLPSCQFSDACFSLDVSKSIPIERNRNEWIECDSKQNNEKLQLLKRQSFSFGMKDLKREVNLAPSTGICTPVWDELGRENENRNANATNNIMLFKDQVTETETEAEGWSYICQTCNYCLHKACSKLPQKLYHGSDRKHALILLASPAYEDGKFMCNACGASGAAFCYHCDKCQFDL; from the exons ATGCCGAGAAATTCCTTCTATCAGTGCAAGCTTTGCGGATTCTCCCTTCACAAGGTCTGCTACAGCATGCCTAAAAAGGTCATGCACCCTGCTGATCCGAATCACTGGCTCAAGCTCTCAACCCCGTCTACTCTCCCAGAAAAATCAGACGAGTGTGAGGCGTGTGGGAGGCACATTGCAGGATTTTACTACAGCTGCACCGAATGTCCCCTTTACTATCACATGCTGTGTGTGGCAATGCCTCTCTCGGTCAAAATCATGTCGTCCCATCCTCACGTGCTTAAGCTAGAGTTCAGACCTCTCTATGATTTCAAGTGTGATGTGTGTGACAGGCCTAGATACAATGGATGGCATTACCATTGTAGATTGTGTGAGTTCGATGTGCATGTTTTGTGTGCTGTTAAAGGGGCTCAGCCACTATTGAAGGAGGACGGAACGAATGAGTCCAAATCCCACCAGCATGAACTGATGGAGCTGCTCTCTGAGCAGATGAAGCATGTTGAGGTGAAGAATGCAGACAATCTTGATCTTGATCGTGATCATCATCTTCAGTCTCTGGATCAGTTGAGTGCAATTTCTGAAGTTTTCACTTTGCCAAGTTGTCAGTTTAGTGATGCTTGTTTCTCCCTTGATGTATCAAAGTCTATTCCTATTGAGAGAAACAGAAATGAATGGATTGAGTGTGATTCTAAGCAAAATAATGAAAAGCTTCAACTTCTCAAAAGGCAGAGTTTCAGTTTTGGCATGAAGGACTTGAAGAGGGAGGTGAATCTAGCGCCCTCCACCGGCATCTGCACGCCTGTATGGGATGAATTgggaagagaaaatgaaaacagAAACGCGAATGCAACTAATAACATAATGCTGTTTAAGGATCAGGTTACAGAAACAGAAACT GAAGCCGAGGGATGGAGTTACATCTGCCAAACCTGCAACTACTGTCTCCACAAAGCTTGCTCGAAACTGCCACAGAAACTATATCATGGTTCTGACAGAAAGCATGCGTTGATTCTGCTTGCCTCACCCGCCTATGAAGATGGAAAGTTCATGTGCAACGCGTGTGGCGCCTCTGGTGCTGCCTTCTGCTATCACTGTGATAAGTGCCAGTTTGACctatga